The following coding sequences lie in one Halarcobacter mediterraneus genomic window:
- a CDS encoding copper chaperone PCu(A)C yields the protein MKKVFLSLFIGTMALFASSIEVKDSYVRATPPGLPNSAAFMTLVNTTDKDLAVVKASSAVSKVVELHTHTMKDGVMKMFQIPKIDVPANGETVLKPGGLHIMLIGLYNPLKVGEKVDLTLEFSNGETKTITAEIKTVMGGMKHHGNHKGMKH from the coding sequence ATGAAAAAAGTTTTTTTAAGCTTATTTATTGGAACAATGGCACTTTTTGCTTCTAGTATAGAAGTAAAAGACTCTTATGTAAGAGCTACACCTCCAGGTTTACCTAATTCTGCTGCATTTATGACATTAGTAAATACTACAGATAAAGATTTAGCTGTAGTAAAAGCAAGTTCTGCTGTTTCAAAAGTTGTAGAACTTCATACTCATACAATGAAAGATGGAGTTATGAAAATGTTTCAAATTCCAAAAATTGATGTTCCTGCAAATGGTGAAACAGTTTTAAAACCAGGTGGTTTACATATTATGTTAATTGGTTTATACAATCCTTTAAAAGTAGGAGAAAAAGTTGATTTAACTTTAGAATTCTCAAATGGTGAAACAAAAACAATCACAGCTGAGATTAAAACTGTTATGGGTGGAATGAAACATCATGGTAATCACAAGGGAATGAAACACTAA
- a CDS encoding Fur family transcriptional regulator has protein sequence MNLEAIKKKSNIKFTTARKAILEVFIKHNCPVSYEDIKDELSMDKATFYRNITIFEDEKLISSFESNDRKRYYEVQKNAHSHFICTACSKIECIHEKPQFNLEGHQIDNIIIKGICPNCLHKGN, from the coding sequence ATGAATTTAGAAGCAATAAAAAAGAAGTCAAATATAAAGTTTACAACAGCTAGAAAAGCTATCTTAGAAGTGTTTATAAAACATAATTGTCCTGTTTCTTATGAGGACATAAAAGATGAGTTATCAATGGATAAGGCTACTTTTTATAGAAATATTACTATTTTTGAAGATGAAAAACTAATCAGTTCTTTTGAATCTAATGACAGAAAAAGATATTATGAAGTACAAAAAAATGCTCATTCTCACTTTATCTGTACTGCCTGTTCAAAGATTGAATGTATTCATGAAAAACCTCAATTTAACCTTGAAGGTCATCAAATAGATAATATTATTATAAAGGGTATCTGCCCAAATTGCTTACATAAAGGAAATTAA
- a CDS encoding HoxN/HupN/NixA family nickel/cobalt transporter — protein sequence MSLFTRTLILILFLSNSVFACAICTIYSPETKYFIEVDTNDKKINSAKITWVLTKDFTNTLKEVYDTNTNNFFEKEELDLIAQAIYDYVIPRNYLVHFSYGKTIDKEKSEKVKVFKKEVYIKNSILHFSYTIDLNYDIKNENLLYFSVFDEENYFILIHFDKLSKITGLEEVKVNKIGTKKDLLFSFSLANAQVSSKVKEEEQSKVMEEKLEDSELEESLYKEEKIKDESLLNYFVKKVKHYLVKIENGDNLALLMLLVVSFIYGMVHALGPGHGKSLAFSYFMANKSSYTKAFFISQASAFVHIIGALILVVVSIFILESILNNFVNDSVEILTKVSSVLIMVLAVYILSNKLRNKSCSCSSCCSSHAPIEKKSEATSVWSTQKPKNTTSLKPNFMKQDLYFVITSGLIPCPGTVVLFIYAFVLKTYFAVFLASIAISLGMGVVIFASSFLGTSVNKLGEKSHKITYALEIIAPIFMFILGVFLYLNANLI from the coding sequence TTGTCTCTTTTTACTAGAACTCTAATTTTAATATTATTTTTAAGTAATAGTGTTTTTGCCTGTGCTATTTGTACCATATATTCTCCTGAAACAAAATATTTTATTGAAGTAGATACAAATGATAAAAAGATTAACTCAGCTAAGATAACTTGGGTTTTAACAAAAGATTTTACAAATACTTTAAAAGAAGTTTATGATACAAATACAAATAATTTTTTTGAAAAAGAAGAGTTAGATCTTATCGCTCAAGCTATTTATGATTATGTTATTCCAAGAAATTACTTAGTTCATTTCTCTTATGGTAAAACCATAGATAAAGAAAAGAGTGAAAAAGTAAAGGTATTTAAAAAAGAAGTATATATAAAAAATTCAATTTTGCATTTTTCTTATACTATAGATTTAAATTATGATATAAAAAATGAAAATCTTTTATATTTTAGTGTTTTTGATGAAGAAAACTATTTTATTTTAATTCATTTTGATAAGTTATCAAAAATAACTGGTCTTGAAGAAGTAAAAGTAAATAAAATAGGTACTAAAAAAGATTTATTATTTAGTTTTTCTTTGGCAAATGCTCAAGTTTCTTCAAAGGTAAAAGAAGAAGAACAAAGTAAAGTTATGGAAGAAAAGTTAGAAGATAGTGAACTAGAAGAGTCTTTATATAAGGAAGAAAAAATAAAAGATGAATCACTTTTAAATTATTTTGTAAAAAAAGTAAAACATTATCTTGTAAAAATTGAAAATGGAGATAATCTTGCTCTTTTAATGCTTTTAGTAGTTTCTTTTATTTATGGAATGGTTCATGCTTTAGGTCCTGGTCATGGAAAATCTTTAGCTTTTTCTTATTTTATGGCAAATAAAAGTTCCTATACAAAAGCTTTTTTTATTTCCCAAGCTAGTGCTTTTGTACATATTATAGGTGCTTTAATTTTAGTTGTTGTTTCTATTTTTATTTTAGAATCTATTTTAAACAACTTTGTAAATGATTCTGTTGAAATATTAACAAAAGTTTCTTCCGTTTTAATTATGGTTTTAGCAGTTTATATTCTATCAAATAAATTAAGAAACAAAAGTTGCTCTTGTAGTTCTTGTTGCAGTTCCCATGCTCCTATAGAAAAAAAGAGTGAAGCAACTTCTGTATGGAGTACTCAAAAACCTAAAAATACAACAAGTCTAAAACCAAATTTTATGAAGCAAGATTTATATTTTGTAATAACTTCAGGCTTGATTCCTTGTCCTGGAACTGTAGTTTTATTTATATATGCTTTTGTTTTAAAAACATATTTTGCAGTATTTCTTGCTTCTATTGCTATTAGTTTAGGAATGGGTGTTGTTATTTTTGCAAGTTCTTTCTTAGGAACAAGTGTTAATAAACTTGGAGAAAAGTCTCATAAAATAACTTATGCTTTAGAAATAATAGCTCCTATTTTTATGTTTATTTTAGGAGTTTTCCTTTATTTAAATGCTAATTTAATTTAA
- the nhaA gene encoding Na+/H+ antiporter NhaA: MIQRLITLEKFINKEALSGILLFVATVAAVIVANSSLGQAYYDLWHLPLGLNIGETEVSMSLTYWIDDGLMALFFLMVGLEIKREMLIGELSSVSKASFPIVAAVGGMAIPALIYVALNPDNPLGFGVPMATDIAFALGILMLLGNKVNPALKLFLVALAVVDDLGAVLVVATVYTSEIQSQYFIHAGIIYALIWILNKRGVTNLLPYLLLGIALWVYIHAIGIHATIAGVLLAFAIPIGSKIDEKKFIKDTKGAIDDFERNIDDVPILNHHQIDSLETIGYGYDKVQNPLVRLEHNLHGLSAFFIMPLFAFSNAGVLIDFSTVHANLAIVLGVVLGLVLGKPIGILGFTYLAHKLKIVKKPDTISWSEILAVGFIAGIGFTMSIFITHLAFLDEDVISAVKLGVFAASFVAAIIGVFLLLTVKKFNK; this comes from the coding sequence ATGATTCAACGATTGATTACTTTAGAAAAGTTTATCAATAAAGAAGCTCTAAGTGGTATTTTATTATTTGTAGCTACAGTTGCGGCTGTAATAGTTGCTAATTCAAGTTTAGGACAAGCCTACTATGACTTATGGCACTTACCTCTTGGACTAAATATAGGTGAAACTGAAGTTTCAATGTCTCTTACTTATTGGATTGATGATGGTTTAATGGCATTATTCTTTTTAATGGTAGGACTAGAAATAAAAAGAGAAATGCTTATAGGAGAACTATCTTCAGTAAGTAAAGCTTCCTTTCCTATAGTTGCAGCTGTTGGGGGTATGGCTATTCCTGCATTAATTTATGTGGCATTAAATCCTGATAATCCTCTAGGTTTTGGTGTTCCAATGGCAACTGATATTGCTTTTGCTCTTGGTATTCTTATGCTTTTAGGAAATAAAGTAAATCCAGCCTTAAAACTATTTTTAGTTGCTTTAGCAGTAGTTGATGATTTAGGTGCTGTTTTAGTTGTAGCAACTGTGTACACAAGTGAAATTCAAAGTCAATATTTTATACATGCAGGTATTATCTATGCTTTAATTTGGATATTAAATAAAAGAGGAGTTACAAACCTTTTACCATATTTACTTTTAGGTATTGCTCTTTGGGTATATATTCATGCTATTGGTATTCATGCAACTATTGCTGGTGTTTTATTAGCATTTGCTATTCCTATTGGTTCAAAAATAGATGAAAAGAAATTTATAAAAGATACAAAAGGTGCAATTGATGATTTTGAAAGAAATATAGATGATGTACCAATTTTGAATCATCATCAAATTGATTCTTTAGAAACTATAGGATATGGGTATGATAAAGTACAAAATCCTCTTGTAAGATTAGAACACAATTTACATGGTCTTTCTGCATTTTTTATTATGCCTTTATTTGCTTTTTCAAATGCGGGAGTTTTAATTGACTTTTCTACTGTACATGCAAACTTAGCAATTGTTTTAGGAGTTGTTTTAGGATTAGTTCTTGGAAAACCTATTGGTATTTTAGGATTTACTTATCTTGCACATAAACTAAAAATTGTTAAAAAACCAGATACTATTTCTTGGAGTGAGATTTTAGCTGTTGGATTTATTGCAGGTATTGGTTTTACAATGTCAATTTTTATTACTCATTTAGCATTTTTAGATGAAGATGTTATATCAGCAGTAAAACTAGGTGTATTTGCAGCTTCTTTTGTTGCAGCTATAATTGGGGTATTTTTACTTTTAACAGTGAAAAAATTTAACAAATAA